The Elusimicrobiota bacterium sequence GACCGGCGCCAGGAGCCTCAATCACCTGCTGATAAAACTGGACGGCGGCTTCCAAATCCCGTTCGCCGGATTCCTTTACGAGCGCCTTCTGCAGTACCTCTTCGGCGCGCTCAGCACCCCACACGACGCAGGGCTGGAAACCCAACGCCAAAAAAATGACCGCCAGGATCGCGCAGGTTGTTCTAGGTTGTTTTATCGGAGACACGATCATAGTCCTTAAGACCTATTTTATCGGGTGAGTGTTACACCCGTATTTTTCTTATGTAACATTTTGATTACAGCGGAGGAAGGCGTTTTTGATCTATAAAATAAGGTGATTTGAGAGGTGCCGTAGCGGAATCTTCAGGCGATAAATTTGTAGCCGACCCCGTGGATGCTGACGATATACGCTTCCGCGTTTTTGGGGGACAGCTTCTGGCGTAGTATCGCGACGCGGTTATCAACGGTTCGAGTGGTTGGCATTTCCTCATAACCCCAGATTTCCTCCAGGAACTGCCGCCGGCTGACCACCTGTCCGCGGTAACGGATGAGAAGCTCCAAAATTTGAAACTCCTTCGCGGTCAGGGCGATGGGCTGGCCGTTCCGGATCGCTTCCATACGCTTGAAATTAACCGTTACATCGGCAAAGGTGACCTGCTCCACTTTGCTGAGCTCGCGCTTGTGACGCCGGAGCAGCGCTTTCACCCGGGCGATCAATTCCATGGAACCGTAGGGTTTGGTCACATAATCATCCGCTCCCTGCTCGAAACCGACCACTTTCTCCACCTCCTGGCTCCGTGCCGTCAGCATCAGGATGGGAATGTCCGAGCCGTCCTTGCGCAGCGACCGGCAAACGTCATAGCCGCTCATTTTGGGCAGCATCAGATCCAGGATGATGAGATCGGGCTGCAGTTTCTTCGCCTGTTCCAGACCGTCGACGCCGTCCTTTGCCGTGGCCACCGAATAGCCTTCCAGCTCCAGATCGCTGGACAACAACTTGAGGATTGTCGAGTCATCCTCAATCACGAGAATGCGAATCATCTTCTCCTCCTTGCACCAGCGGAAATTCCAGACAAAAGACGCTGCCCTGGCCTGGCGCGCTTTCGACCCAAATGTTCCCTTGGTGTCCTTCGACGATATGCTTCACCATGGCCAGTCCCAGTCCGACTCCTCCGATAGATGTGTCGCCCGCAGCCTGCTCTCCACGATAGAACTTTTCGAAGATCTTTGGCTTTTCTTTTTCCGGAATACCGATGCCGTAATCTTGAACAGCGACCCGGCCGCGATCCTGCGTCCGCGTCACCCGGACATCGATCTGACGGGATTCCCCCGAATATTTCATGGCGTTGTCCATTAGGTTCAGGAGAGCCTGCAAGAGAGACCTCCGGTCCCCACGGATGGAAATGGTCTCTGGCGCCAGATCCAAGCGCACCGCAAAACCATGGGCCTCTGCTTTGGCTTCAAAATGATCAGAAGCCTCTTGGACGAGTGCTCCCAGATCCAGCCGTTCCAACCGGTAGATTTTCTTTCCAGCCAGCATTTTGGAGAAATCGAGGACGTCTTCGATCAGCAGGCGTAACCGGCTGGTTTCCTTCCCCAATAAACCGTAAAACTCATTTCTCTCCTCCTCCGAACGGTAGCGTCCCAGGCTGAGGCGTTCGCCGATGTGGGAGATGGCTGTCAGGGGCGTCCGCAGCTCATGGGAGACATTGGCTACAAAGTCCGCCTTTAAATTCGCCGCCTCTGTCTCGCGCCGCGCGGCCCGTCCTATCACGATGATGCCGGTCACGATGACCACAAAAGAAAACCCGACCATGCCGCCAAAAATCCAGCGGCGCCGGCGTGCGAGCTGGTCGCGCTCCGAAGAATTCGAATCCAAGAGCCGGAAATACAGCGGTGGGTCGACGGGGTTCACCGGGTGCTGAAAACCGGGCTTCGCGGGTCCGCCCCCCTCATCGATTTCCGCCTTAAGGCCGAGGGGACCGGCCAGTTCAGTCATGGAATGTTCCACCATTGGCCATACGGAGCGTCCCGGCACCAGCGCAACAAGCCACCCTTGCCGACGATGGCTCTCCGGGGACAGGATCGGCGCGACCACGGCGAGGTGTTCCCGCGATCCGGACAATTGAAGAACGCCCCCTTGTTCCGACCATCCGCGCTTGCGCAAACGCTCCGAAAGACCCGGCCAATCCTGTTTGGCGAAAGCCTGGCCGATGGGCTGGAGTTTCTCCAGCCGGCGCTCGAGCGCCAGAATCCGGTCCCACGGGCCGCGATGACCAGTGCCTTGGCGCACTTCCTGAAGCAGCGTTTCCTGCTGGGAGAGCGGGATCTTCCACCGTCCGAGAACCAAACCTTCATAGAGATCCTGCCGGAGTTCCTGAGCGCGCTCCCAGGACCCTTTCCTGTCATACAACTGAATCAAGAGCTTTCTGGCCAGGATCCCCATCGGATAACCGGACGGATCTGCGAGTTGGTCATATTCGTGAATCAATTTGAGATACTCCCGTTCCGCCAGGGAGTCCTGATGCAGTTTTCGGTAAACGACGGCGATATTCTTGAGCAGCGCGGCCCTCAAAGGGGTTTTGGACATCTGGGAATAAAGCGCCTGATAGCCTTGAAGGGCGTGCTCCAGATCCTTCTCTACGAATTCCAGATGTTCCAGACGGTCAATTTCCTCACGGAACGAACCCCATTCCAGATCAACAGGAAGGCTGTTTCCCGGAGCGGAAGCGGCCGTGCGCGGCGGGGGAACCAGCAGCTGGTTCTGATCGTCAAAAGCGAAAATATTTTCCACGGGGATTTCGTCCAGCCGCGAGGCTCCCAGAAGAAGCGGGGTCATCTTCGAGATGTCCAGTCGCACCACGCGAGGATCGCGGGCCAGAGCCTGCAGGGAACCCACCAGATCCGAAAGCTTTTCTGCGACTTTCTTTTCGATGAGAATCACGTCCGCCGCATAACGTTCTTCCGTCTGGCGCTGCAACAGCAGGTTCTCCATCTGGAGCGAACGCAACCCCAAATAGCTCAAGAACACCCCGGGCAATATGAGCCCTGCGGTTAATAGGACAATGAGCCTGACCGGATTTCGCATTTTAGACGGCATAAGAACAGTTTGTATTTAACGTCGGAAAAGCACTCTGTCAAGGGAAGAGCATACAAAGAAGAAACCATCCCTCATCCGGACAGGTAGGCACCCAAGATTCGTTCAGAAGGTGTTTGGCTGACGGTGAACGGCACGGGCGATGCCGTGGATCATTCCAACGAAAACGATTTTATGAAAAGGGTAGAGCAGGTACCAGGTCGCCAGCCCCCACAAACCGACGGGATCGAAGACGGCGGTCTGCCGGATGAGCGATCCTTGCCCGTCCGGTTCCACTTCGAACTGCAGCCAGGCGCGACCCGGCAATTTGAGTTCGGCAAAAAGCCGGAGCAGCCGGTCCGCTGCATATTTTTCAACCCGGTAGAAATCGACGGTGTCTCCGACGCGCAGCCACTCCGGATGCCGGCGGCCCCGGCGCATGCCGACTCCTCCCACGAGCAGATCCAAAAACCCGCGGAACCGCCACAGCCAGTCGCCGAAATACCAGCCGGTATCTCCTCCGATCCGACGGATCACCCGGAAGGCTTCCCGGGGACTTCGGTGGACGTGCGCCACCCGTGAATCCAGGATGCGCGTCCCAAAACGGACCCCGGCCCAGGAACGCTTCAGGCCGGCGGACGAAAGGGCATCCGACCAATGGGTCTGCGCAAAATCACTGTCTTCTTTAATGAGCGCCCGGCGGATCGCGTCATGGACGCCGCGCGGCCGGATAGGAAACACCTGCAGGGCCGAGGCATCGCGCACCACCGTGGCATGACGGAGACTGGTCACCAGCTGTCTCCCGACCCGGGCATAGATCGGTGTCACCAGCCCGAGCCAGAGACTGGAAAGCCTGGGCGTCAGAAAGGGAACGGAAATCAGCAACCGGTGCAACCCCCGCTGGCGCGCATACTCCCGCATGAGACCGGCGTAAGAAACAACATCGGCCCCGCCGATTTCATAAATCCGGTTATCCGGAACGGATGGATCGGCCGCGGCCAGCAGATAAGCGATCACGTCTTCAATCGCAATGGGCTGGGCAAGTGTAACCACCCACCGGGGCGTCACCATGATCGGCAGGCGCTCCACGAGCGCTCGGACCATCTCAAAGGAAAGGCTCCCTGAACCAATGATGATCGAGGCGCGGAACTCAATGACGGGAATGCCGGAGGCCCGGAAGATATCCCCGACTTCCTGGCGGCTCCGCAGATGGGATGAAAGGGACTCGCGGCTGTCGCCGAGGCCGCCCAGATAAATGATTCGGCGGATTTTAGCCCGGACCGCTGCTTCAGCAAAGTTGTGGGCGGCTTGCCGGTCGATGGTCTCAAAACCGGAACCGGCGGCCATGGAATGAACCAGGTAGTAGACGGTATGCACGCCTTCCAGCGCTTTTTCCAGCGAAGGGAGGTCCAGCGCATCTCCCTGAACAATATCCGTGTCCGGGATGGTCCGGACCTTCAGGCGTTCCGTCTGCCGGCAGAGGCAGCGCAGCCGACAACCGTGCCGCTCCATCGCCGCCAGAAGCCGTCCTCCGACGTAGCCGGAGGCGCCCGTTAATAAGATCAAAGGAGAAGAGGCCATCGAAGGATGGCTTGGATTATCCGAGATGGGTCCCAATCAAGTGACCAATGCCGAAAGTGATGCCAGCCGCGATCAGACCGATGCCCAATTGACGAAATCCCGAAATCCAGACGGATCGCCCGGTGATCAACGTGATCACCGCTCCAATCCCGAACAGCCCCAGCGCGCTGACCGCCAGGGTGACCGGGACGGCTGTCGTTCCCTGCAGGAACAGAAAGGGCGCCACGGGGATCATGGCGCCGGCGGCAAAAAGGAAAAAGGACATGAGCGCCGCTTCCCACGCGGATCCTCCCAGTTCATCCGGATCAATGCCCAGTTCCTCACGGGCCAGGGTATCCAGGGCTTTAGCTGGATCGCTGATCAAACGCTTGGCCAGATCGCGAGCCTGATCGGAAGGAAGGCCTTTGGCTTCATAAATCAGGGCGAGCTCTTCTTCTTCCTCTTCCGGAGCCACGGCCAGCTCATCGGCTTCCACCGCAATCTGAAATTGATTCAATTCACGGGAACTCTGAACAGAAATCCATTCCCCGATCGCCATTGAAAAAGCCCCGGCCAGAAGTCCCGCGATCCCGGTTACAAGAACCGACCGGCTGGACAGATTAGCCCCGGCCACCCCCATGACCAGGCTGAAATTGGACAGGAGTCCGTCATTGGCTCCCAGGACAGCGGCCCGGAGCGCATTCCCGCCGATCGCCCGGTGGCGGCCTTCCATCCGGGCCAGGGCATTCCCTTCCATGCCACGGGGTGTTTCTTGCGTCATCACCTGCAGAAGTCGCGCGTGAGACCGCTCATCCCCCGGCATCCCGGTCTGGCTCGATTCAGGCTGTGTGTCATACATCCCCTGGTCCGTCCGTTCGGCGGCCGCAATCATCGGAAGGACAGACCCCGGTCCAACGAACCGCGCCAGCCATACTTTGATCCGCGCACGAAGCGTGGGAGTCCAGGACACCGAAACACCTGCTTCGCGCATCTTTTCTTCCCAGAAATGGGCATGCTTCTCTTCCACCTTGGCCAGGCGGCGGTACACCTCCGCCAGCTTGGGGTGGGATTCGGCTTTCGCCATCGCCAGGTAAAGCGTCAGGCTGTCGATCTCCCCCTGAAAGTTGGCCCGGTATCGCGATAGGTCTTTCGAAGTACTCATGATGCGTTTTCGGTTTACAACTCCTGTATAGGACCGTCCGTGTGAATTTTACTCAAATTCGCAAGCAATTTACGAACTCCCTTTTTCTTGTTTGCTTTTTGTTTCCTTGTGAATGGATCGTATTGGTTTTATTGAAAGAATGGAAGAAAAAACACCCATGACAACCGAAAAAATCCACAAACACAACCCGGCGGAAGCGACGGGAAACAACCCCGAGGTCCCGACCAAACCTTTAATGGTTCTGGTCGTAGACGACGAACCCGGTTTCTGCCAGATGTTGAAGTGGGAGCTTACCAATCAAGGCATGCACGTCGAAACGGCAGTGGACGGGACCGAAGGCGTCCAACTGGTCAGCCAGAAAAAATTTGATGTTGTGATTACCGACATCACCATGCCCCGGATGGACGGCCTCAAACTCCTTCAGGAGATTAAAAGCATCTCTCCAGAAACGGAAGTCATTGTGGCCACCGGTTTCGCCGCCGTGGAAACCGCTGTTTTTGCGATGCAAAAAGGCGCCTTTG is a genomic window containing:
- a CDS encoding response regulator transcription factor, with the translated sequence MIRILVIEDDSTILKLLSSDLELEGYSVATAKDGVDGLEQAKKLQPDLIILDLMLPKMSGYDVCRSLRKDGSDIPILMLTARSQEVEKVVGFEQGADDYVTKPYGSMELIARVKALLRRHKRELSKVEQVTFADVTVNFKRMEAIRNGQPIALTAKEFQILELLIRYRGQVVSRRQFLEEIWGYEEMPTTRTVDNRVAILRQKLSPKNAEAYIVSIHGVGYKFIA
- a CDS encoding ATP-binding protein is translated as MRNPVRLIVLLTAGLILPGVFLSYLGLRSLQMENLLLQRQTEERYAADVILIEKKVAEKLSDLVGSLQALARDPRVVRLDISKMTPLLLGASRLDEIPVENIFAFDDQNQLLVPPPRTAASAPGNSLPVDLEWGSFREEIDRLEHLEFVEKDLEHALQGYQALYSQMSKTPLRAALLKNIAVVYRKLHQDSLAEREYLKLIHEYDQLADPSGYPMGILARKLLIQLYDRKGSWERAQELRQDLYEGLVLGRWKIPLSQQETLLQEVRQGTGHRGPWDRILALERRLEKLQPIGQAFAKQDWPGLSERLRKRGWSEQGGVLQLSGSREHLAVVAPILSPESHRRQGWLVALVPGRSVWPMVEHSMTELAGPLGLKAEIDEGGGPAKPGFQHPVNPVDPPLYFRLLDSNSSERDQLARRRRWIFGGMVGFSFVVIVTGIIVIGRAARRETEAANLKADFVANVSHELRTPLTAISHIGERLSLGRYRSEEERNEFYGLLGKETSRLRLLIEDVLDFSKMLAGKKIYRLERLDLGALVQEASDHFEAKAEAHGFAVRLDLAPETISIRGDRRSLLQALLNLMDNAMKYSGESRQIDVRVTRTQDRGRVAVQDYGIGIPEKEKPKIFEKFYRGEQAAGDTSIGGVGLGLAMVKHIVEGHQGNIWVESAPGQGSVFCLEFPLVQGGEDDSHSRD
- a CDS encoding SDR family oxidoreductase gives rise to the protein MASSPLILLTGASGYVGGRLLAAMERHGCRLRCLCRQTERLKVRTIPDTDIVQGDALDLPSLEKALEGVHTVYYLVHSMAAGSGFETIDRQAAHNFAEAAVRAKIRRIIYLGGLGDSRESLSSHLRSRQEVGDIFRASGIPVIEFRASIIIGSGSLSFEMVRALVERLPIMVTPRWVVTLAQPIAIEDVIAYLLAAADPSVPDNRIYEIGGADVVSYAGLMREYARQRGLHRLLISVPFLTPRLSSLWLGLVTPIYARVGRQLVTSLRHATVVRDASALQVFPIRPRGVHDAIRRALIKEDSDFAQTHWSDALSSAGLKRSWAGVRFGTRILDSRVAHVHRSPREAFRVIRRIGGDTGWYFGDWLWRFRGFLDLLVGGVGMRRGRRHPEWLRVGDTVDFYRVEKYAADRLLRLFAELKLPGRAWLQFEVEPDGQGSLIRQTAVFDPVGLWGLATWYLLYPFHKIVFVGMIHGIARAVHRQPNTF
- a CDS encoding VIT1/CCC1 family protein; translation: MSTSKDLSRYRANFQGEIDSLTLYLAMAKAESHPKLAEVYRRLAKVEEKHAHFWEEKMREAGVSVSWTPTLRARIKVWLARFVGPGSVLPMIAAAERTDQGMYDTQPESSQTGMPGDERSHARLLQVMTQETPRGMEGNALARMEGRHRAIGGNALRAAVLGANDGLLSNFSLVMGVAGANLSSRSVLVTGIAGLLAGAFSMAIGEWISVQSSRELNQFQIAVEADELAVAPEEEEEELALIYEAKGLPSDQARDLAKRLISDPAKALDTLAREELGIDPDELGGSAWEAALMSFFLFAAGAMIPVAPFLFLQGTTAVPVTLAVSALGLFGIGAVITLITGRSVWISGFRQLGIGLIAAGITFGIGHLIGTHLG
- a CDS encoding response regulator is translated as MTTEKIHKHNPAEATGNNPEVPTKPLMVLVVDDEPGFCQMLKWELTNQGMHVETAVDGTEGVQLVSQKKFDVVITDITMPRMDGLKLLQEIKSISPETEVIVATGFAAVETAVFAMQKGAFDFVLKPYNLEHLISRVKKAVERLSRCKTCGKFTHNE